The Methanococcoides sp. AM1 DNA window GCAGTGTTACTGCTCAGGATATTGTTGCTGGACCAATCCAACCTGATGCCATCAGAATTGTTAGATAAGCTATTATCACTAATATTACATCCATTAGCTTCATTGAGAAGTATCCCAACGTTATCATTTAAGCCTGTCACAGTAAATCCGCTAATATTGACGTTGTTTGCATTCACTAAAATTACGTAATTGTTTGGATCGATAATCTGGACAATGGTATCGCTCGGATTACCAGACTGTGAATTGATTGTCAGTTCCTTGTTCACAGTCACGTTCTCTGTATAGGTTCCCTGATAGACAAGGATCGTATCCCCATCCCGTGTATTTATATCATCTATAGCAGCCTGTATTGATGTATAATTTGCATCATTTCCAGTGCTGTTGTTCACCGTGATTGTATCTGCAGATGCTGTTCCAATGGTCATTAATACTAAAGCCATTCCAAAACAGATCATCATATTCCTTTTGCTTCTCATTTATAATCCCCACAGAACCACTTATGTGTCACCTATTTAATTAATTACAACCAAAAATCCATTTACAACTGTTCATTTTCAGAACCGCGTGTGCAGTAGTATCCGTGCTTAAGGCCTAATTTCTCGGTCACCGGGCAACCACCACAGATACAACCATTTTCCTCGTTTATACAGCTGCTTTTACCAATAGTAAGGAAACAGTATCCACCCTTTTCCCCACATTCTTTCCACGAAGGACAGTTGGCACAAACACACATCGACAATACCATTTCCTTTTTGTTCTGCATTTCTTCCGGGCTCATTTCCATAGATATTTCCTCCTATTTCCCCTTATTTTCTCATTCATACGATCAACCATTCATAGGAATATCCTCAGACCCTGCTAAACTAAAATGTCGTGGAAAACTGCAGCCCATCCAGTAGAGAACAGATAATAATCTGTAAAGATCCACTACAATATCCCATCCCAGATATGACTTTTCAGATCATCATATAAACAGTTAATGTAAATTGAACATTGGATATCGCTCGAGAAGAACTCATATTGGAATCTGACCACTATGGAACATATATTAACAGACAGAAAATGGTTTCAAAGAGATAAGTTCATATAATAGTTATTAAACGAGTTTACTCAAGTTATGAAAAATATCGACATTCCATAGATGAAACAAACAATATAATCAGGCGATACACATGCTATCAAAATTCAAGGACAAGGTGCCTCTTGTCGATGAAACTGCTTTCGTTGCCGATTCTGCTGAAATCATAGGAGATGTTGTTGTCGGTGAACACTCAAGCATCTGGTTCAATGCGGTTCTCCGGGGAGACATGGACAAAATACAGATCGGGAAACGCACAAGTATTCAGGATAATTCAGTGATCCACACCGACCCCCCACTGGCAACCGAGATCGGTGACGATGTGACCGTGGGTCATGGAGCAGTACTGCATAGCTGCAAGATCGGGAACAATGTCCTCATAGGAATGAATTCCACAGTGCTTGACGGGGTCGAGATCGGAGAGAATTCCATCGTTGGTGCCAATGCACTAGTTCCTCCGGGAAAGAAATTCCCGCCTAACAGCGTTATCACAGGAGTTCCCGGTAAAGTAAGAAGGGAAGCCACACCTGAGGATGTTGCAATGATAAGGGAAAATGCAGCAGAATATGTGAAGCTGACAGCGGAATATAGGAAGCATCAGAACTGATCGATCATCACATATTCGTTAATTGATCCAAAGGAATGAGGTACTATGGAACAACAACAACAACTGAAAGAAGCCCTTCTGGAAAAATGCAGGGAAATGGAGATCCCTCTGGTCGGAGTGGCAAATATCGAACGCTGGGAAAAGCCCCTGTTCCAGCCCTGGATACCGGAAGAATTCCACCCGCATTCCATCTACCCGGAAGCAAGGTCTGTGATAGTCATCGGACTACCAGTCACTCTTCCAGTGCTGGAGACCTCCCCGTCGATATATTACAGGGAACTCTACAAGACAGTGAACAGCCTGCTGGACCAGTACACTTACCGGCTGTCAAATTTTCTTACTGAGAAAGGACACCCTTCAGTTTTCGTTCCAAGAGACGGGTACGGTTCTATCAAAGTACTTCTGGAAAATCCCGTTGCTTTCTTTTCACACCGTCATGCTGCATTCCTTGCCGGGCTTGGGACCTTCGGAATCAACAACATGATACTTACTCCGGAATACGGACCACGCATACGCTTCGGTACAATTCTCACTACTGCGGAACTTAAACCAGACGACATCATGGAAGAGCAGCTATGCAACCATTGCATGCGTTGCGTTAGGATGTGTCCATCGAATGCACTTGAGGAAAAGGACTATCCTCAGGGAATAACCGATAAGAAATCCTGTGCATCTTTTAGTGATGAGCTGAACAGCCGGTATATTTCTCCCTGCGGGATATGCATAAAGGTCTGTCCGATCGGCGAGGACCGCAGGATTTTCGGAAGGGAAGATGCTTCAATGTATGAAAAGAAGGACAAGTTCAAAAAGTACCACAATTCATGGGAACATATCCGCTCTTATGGCGGAAAATAACTAGAACGAAAGAACGAAACCGGTGAGAAAAGAAAAATGAAAAAAGGATCAAAGGACATCCTTTAAAGCGTTTGCAGCAACATAGACACTTCCCACACCGCAGATGTAATGTGTGACCTTTACTGCCTGCATGACCTCTTCTTTTGTGGCTCCTGCTTCCATTGCCTGTACTGCAAGGGATGTTACGCCATTCACAGCACCTTTTGATGCATCAAGTGCCATTGCCATAAGAAGTTTGTATTTTAGGGGAATGCCATCTTCCTCAAAAGAGGTTACTCGTGTATCCTCAAGAAGCTGGAAAAAGTCTGCATCTGAATCGATAATTACCTGAAGTGGATTTTCTGACATTTTATGATCACCTTCATTTTAAGACTGACAGGAATATATATGAATTTGTTCATAATTAACATGGATGAGAGCATTTCCTTTACCTGAAAAGTCAAAGAACATCTTACGTGAGAACGAGGAAAGCGGAGCTTTCTGGGAAGACAGGAAAGACCGCCACCATTGTGGTATCGATCTTTATGCACCTGAAGGTGAAGCTGTTATTTCTATTGAGAATGGAGAAGTTATCGACGTAGGCATAATGACATCTCCCGAAATGATCTCTTACTGGAATGATACCTATTATATAATCATCAGGAACCAGTCAGGACTTTTCTGCAAATATGGTGAGCTTGGTTCCTCGAATGTAAAGTTAGGAGATACTGTTGAAGCGGGCAAGGTAATTGGACACGTTGGAATTGTGCTAAACAGTAAGAAGGTCGATGAAAATGCTCCCGAATATATCCAAAAACTAAAAGATAAGAATCCCAGCATGCTCCATTTTGAGTTGTGGGAAGCCGACCCTATCGTTGAAGACAGCGATTATCTCGGTGGAAACTGGTTCGGAGATAAACGACCCAAAAAGCTTCTTGACCCTACTGAATACCTGAGGTCAATTGAAAGCAATTAAAACTAATTAAAGAAAAATGATCACAGAACCCTGACCTTAAGGTCAAGGGTCTGTTCATATCCTGTAAGGTTCACTTCTGGCTGCATGTATATTGCAGAGATGTTCTGTTCACCGGCTGCAATTGCCTCTATCTCCCACGCATGCTGCCCATAAAGGGATCCCTCAGATTGCGGGATAAATTCATCCCCTCTTACCTGGAGACCGTCCGTCAACGTCATATTCCAGGAATAGGTGTCAGCTGTGGATTCGAACAGCCTGATAAGCATCCAGTCACCCTCTTTGATCTTAATCGCATCTCCAGAATAGTACCCATCCAGGATGAAGGAAGGATAAAGCTCATTATCCCCCTCAACTATCAACATCATTTCGAAATCTTCCGGAACGGAAGACTGGCCATTCCATGAGTTATATTCTACCATAATGGATTTCTCACCAATGGACAGTGTTTCAAAGGTCCATCCATAGACAGAATCATCCTCCACAGGACTGTATGTTGAGGAGTATCCATATCCTTCTTCCATTATGGAGAGGTCAGTTCCATCTGAAAGAGACCAGTAGCCTTCCGACGGTCTATCCAGATCGATGCGTACAATGCTTCCGGCTTGAACCGATACTGTAGTGCCATTGTCCTCTTCAGTGAAGACATGATCCGCAGGCATCTTCTCGATCACAGGGAAAGCGAACTGGTCATCTTCCGCCGGAGCCATTCCCACAGAAAGTGCAGCTATCACCACACCAACAAGCATTAACGGAAGAAGATAGCGTTTTACGGACCTCTTTGTAGAACTGCTGGCATTGTCATAATACCGTCCTTTTAACACCATTAGCAAGACAGCAAAAAGACATCCCAGGAAGAACCAGAGACCAATGTTATCGGAAAAGTTCGAAAAGAACGTATGAACGCTGTCCAG harbors:
- a CDS encoding carboxymuconolactone decarboxylase family protein; the encoded protein is MSENPLQVIIDSDADFFQLLEDTRVTSFEEDGIPLKYKLLMAMALDASKGAVNGVTSLAVQAMEAGATKEEVMQAVKVTHYICGVGSVYVAANALKDVL
- a CDS encoding protease inhibitor I42 family protein, producing MVTKDVENKNKAETEDTDQDSSDNVVVLPLNEDSKKITQTLSNEKSLKILDLLSEEPMSATDISKKLGLSITTIKYNIDSLLEADLIKVHRIKWSEKGREVKIYEPVQKLIVVAPGNMNVNRASIISMLQQYIGVIGAAFLGAAGLQYLSRPVSIGNGDAFTAPAMVAYDVEEEVLREAPMDMAPSLAADEAGGEVVKAVPEEAAPQILDSVHTFFSNFSDNIGLWFFLGCLFAVLLMVLKGRYYDNASSSTKRSVKRYLLPLMLVGVVIAALSVGMAPAEDDQFAFPVIEKMPADHVFTEEDNGTTVSVQAGSIVRIDLDRPSEGYWSLSDGTDLSIMEEGYGYSSTYSPVEDDSVYGWTFETLSIGEKSIMVEYNSWNGQSSVPEDFEMMLIVEGDNELYPSFILDGYYSGDAIKIKEGDWMLIRLFESTADTYSWNMTLTDGLQVRGDEFIPQSEGSLYGQHAWEIEAIAAGEQNISAIYMQPEVNLTGYEQTLDLKVRVL
- a CDS encoding epoxyqueuosine reductase, with protein sequence MEQQQQLKEALLEKCREMEIPLVGVANIERWEKPLFQPWIPEEFHPHSIYPEARSVIVIGLPVTLPVLETSPSIYYRELYKTVNSLLDQYTYRLSNFLTEKGHPSVFVPRDGYGSIKVLLENPVAFFSHRHAAFLAGLGTFGINNMILTPEYGPRIRFGTILTTAELKPDDIMEEQLCNHCMRCVRMCPSNALEEKDYPQGITDKKSCASFSDELNSRYISPCGICIKVCPIGEDRRIFGREDASMYEKKDKFKKYHNSWEHIRSYGGK
- a CDS encoding gamma carbonic anhydrase family protein, with protein sequence MLSKFKDKVPLVDETAFVADSAEIIGDVVVGEHSSIWFNAVLRGDMDKIQIGKRTSIQDNSVIHTDPPLATEIGDDVTVGHGAVLHSCKIGNNVLIGMNSTVLDGVEIGENSIVGANALVPPGKKFPPNSVITGVPGKVRREATPEDVAMIRENAAEYVKLTAEYRKHQN
- a CDS encoding DUF2769 domain-containing protein, with the protein product MEMSPEEMQNKKEMVLSMCVCANCPSWKECGEKGGYCFLTIGKSSCINEENGCICGGCPVTEKLGLKHGYYCTRGSENEQL
- a CDS encoding M23 family metallopeptidase encodes the protein MRAFPLPEKSKNILRENEESGAFWEDRKDRHHCGIDLYAPEGEAVISIENGEVIDVGIMTSPEMISYWNDTYYIIIRNQSGLFCKYGELGSSNVKLGDTVEAGKVIGHVGIVLNSKKVDENAPEYIQKLKDKNPSMLHFELWEADPIVEDSDYLGGNWFGDKRPKKLLDPTEYLRSIESN